ACCATTCCTTCATTGAAAAATTGAACGCCTATTTTTGCTTTTTTAAAGGTATATCTAATAAATTTGCTTGCATCTTTTGAATATTCAATTTTTTCTAAACCTCTTCTAACGGCCGCTTCAATTTTATCGATTTCAGATACTGCAATAGGATTGAAATCGTGTGTTGAAGGGCCATGAGCAACCATTGTAAAATGATTGAATTTATTTGCAAGTAGTGTAGGCATATTAGAACCACCTAAATCGCCTAATGGTCCAGGATGAACAGATGGAGAGATAAATAATGCTTTAATTCCATTTTCACCTTTAAAACTAATAAATGTCACGATGGTTTCAATAGCTTCACTCATATTTTCAAATTCCCCTTCAAGAGAATTTGATCCTTCATTCATATGTGCAATGAATAAACTTAATAAATCTAAGACGCCGATTCCTAAATTTTTATTAAATGGGGATGCGATAATTCTAATAAATGCATAAATGGCCAAAACAAATATTATTCCTGCAACTATTGCTTTAAGGCTTATCTGCACCATTGCAGGCCCAATAAAGCTTGTGTCAGTAAATAAGAATGATATTAAAATGTACATGGATATTATAAGCACTGGTTGGATTAAACCAGTTGTTGCAGCAACAGTGAATCTGACTTTGGAAGTTGCCCAGAAAACTAATGTATTAAATCCATAGATTAAAACACAAGCAAATAACATGAAATTGACAAATATATCTACATTAATCACTCTTGAAATAACATATCCTATAATTATGAATATTCCTAAAATGGTCATTGAAATGGATGATAAAAACATTGAATGTTTTATTTTTAAGTTGATACCATGAAGGGAACTAATAACTTGCTGATTTAGTGCTCCACTCATTATGGAACTAATACCAAGAACAGCCAATCCGAATAATCCTCCAAAAATGAATTCTTCAATTATTCCATGGTTCGGTATTAAATCAATTAAATAGTATATTCCACCAAGAATATAACTGATTATAAGCATTCCTAAAATTGTATATTTTGTTTTTGGCAGGGTTGTGATAAATTTTGACAATCCTGCAACATTACTCATGCTTGACATTTTTTCCTCAGTTTATCTTTAACCATTAATTTTATTAAAGCAAAAATTTTTATATATTTATTGTTATATTGTTTTTTAATAAATAGATTATGATTATAGGTGTATAAATGGAAAAAAGATTAGATGTTCCAATTAAAGATGAAAGTTTAAATGATTTAAAAGCGGGGGATGTGGTATACCTTACGGGAAATATTATAACTGCAAGAGACCAAGCACATAAACGTTTAATTGAACGTG
This window of the Methanobrevibacter sp. V74 genome carries:
- a CDS encoding DUF2070 family protein, with product MSSMSNVAGLSKFITTLPKTKYTILGMLIISYILGGIYYLIDLIPNHGIIEEFIFGGLFGLAVLGISSIMSGALNQQVISSLHGINLKIKHSMFLSSISMTILGIFIIIGYVISRVINVDIFVNFMLFACVLIYGFNTLVFWATSKVRFTVAATTGLIQPVLIISMYILISFLFTDTSFIGPAMVQISLKAIVAGIIFVLAIYAFIRIIASPFNKNLGIGVLDLLSLFIAHMNEGSNSLEGEFENMSEAIETIVTFISFKGENGIKALFISPSVHPGPLGDLGGSNMPTLLANKFNHFTMVAHGPSTHDFNPIAVSEIDKIEAAVRRGLEKIEYSKDASKFIRYTFKKAKIGVQFFNEGMVILSTFAPEAVDDIEFGVGLTMMAQSRSRCSVKDSIIVDCHNSFNPESGEVLPGHAEVFHLIGVIDTINPKQDKHDIKIGCYSNNMDTLDKHEGVGESGIKTMIIEVGDQRTAYVLFDANNMEIGFRQEIIDAVSDFEIDEIEVMTTDTHTVNTISRGYNPIGVAKRAEIIEYVKLSITEALEDLEKVEVGTGTEKIKNLNTFGPNNSTELISTISSVVAVSKIVAPVLLITSLFISFIWIFFGGL